From the genome of Populus alba chromosome 10, ASM523922v2, whole genome shotgun sequence, one region includes:
- the LOC118046432 gene encoding probable calcium-binding protein CML25, translating to MGFKALFNRKKKSKKSDSSVDSPSAIVASTSGSKSPSIRLRPQVEELEQVFKKFDVNGDGKISSAELGSIMANLGHEATEDELQTMITEFDADGDGFIDLQEFVALNTQGVDSNEVMENLKDAFSVYDVDGNGSISAEELHKVMASLGEPCSMAECRKIISGVDSDGDGMIDFEEFKVMMMMGARWDSTDALKGIGS from the coding sequence atggggtttaaagcccttttCAACCGCAAGAAGAAGTCCAAGAAATCAGATTCCTCTGTCGATTCGCCATCTGCTATAGTTGCATCAACTAGCGGATCCAAATCACCTTCTATCAGGCTAAGACCCCAAGTTGAAGAGCTTGAGCAAGTTTTTAAGAAATTCGACGTCAATGGAGACGGCAAGATCTCCTCTGCTGAACTGGGCTCAATCATGGCAAACCTGGGTCATGAAGCAACCGAAGATGAGCTGCAAACTATGATAACAGAATTCGATGCCGACGGTGATGGGTTCATTGATTTGCAAGAATTCGTGGCACTAAACACACAAGGGGTGGATTCAAATGAGGTAATGGAAAACCTGAAAGATGCCTTTTCTGTTTATGATGTTGATGGAAATGGGTCGATTTCTGCTGAGGAATTGCATAAAGTGATGGCCAGTTTGGGGGAGCCTTGTTCAATGGCTGAGTGCAGGAAGATAATTAGTGGGGTTGACAGTGATGGTGATGGGATGATTGATTTCGAGGAGTTtaaggtgatgatgatgatgggtgCTAGGTGGGATTCCACGGACGCTCTCAAAGGAATTGGGAGTTAA